Genomic window (Egicoccus halophilus):
CGGGACACCTTGGCCGCCGCCCGCAGACCCGGCTCGACCACGCCGATGACCGGCACGGTCAACCGCGCGCGCAGCGGCTCGAGGGCGGCGGCGGTCGCCGAGTTGCAGGCGACCACCAGCATCTTCGCCCCGGCCGCGACGAGCAGGTCGGCGATCTGGTCGCTGAACCGGCGCAGCTCGGGCGCGGTCCGGTCGCCGTAGGGGTAGCGGGCGGTGTCGCCGAAGTAGACGAGATCCTCGTGCGGGAGCAGGTCCGCGAGGGCCTGCAGCACGGTCAGTCCACCGAGCCCGCTGTCGAAGACCCCGATGGGGCCGTCGTGCACGTCTGCGGTCCTCGGGGTGCGCAAGGAGGCAACGATACCCCGCCCGCCACCCCCCGTTCCCCGGTCCGCTGGCCGTCGGCCTGCCGAGGCCGCTCGGGCCCCGGTGGGCTAGCGTCGATGCGCCCGGCCTCCGGGAACGGGGCCGAGCACACAGAGGAGCTCGCCGTGGCCCGTCCGCGTATCGCCGTCCTGCCCGAGTCCAGTCCGCAACTGCTGCGCGACGCGGTCGAGGAGGGCGGTGGCCACCTCGTCGAGGTCGACCGTGCGGACGCGGTCATGTGGACCGACTCGAGCGATCCGGGCGCGCTGCGGGCCGCGCTCGACGCCCATCCTGCCATCCGCTGGGTGCAGCTGCCGTGGGCGGGCATCGAACCGTTCGTCGACGTGCTCGACGACGACCGGACCTGGACCTGCGGCAAGGGCGTGTACGCCGAGCCGGTCGCCGAGCACGTGCTGGCGCTCGCGCTGGCGGGGATGCGCGGCATCGGCCGCTACGCCCGGGCGAGCCGTTGGTCGGGCCCGTACGGCGTCAACCTGCTCGGGGGCCGGGTGACGATCCTCGGCGGCGGGGCCATCACCACCTCCCTCGTGCGGCTGCTGCGGCCGTTCGGCGCCCACCTCACGGTCGTGCGACGCCATGCCGAACCGATCGACGGGGTCGCCGAGGTCCTGACCCTCGACCGGCTGCACGAGGCGCTCGAGGGTCGCGACCTGGTCGTGTTGGCCCTGGCGCTCACGCCGGAGACGGAGCAGGTGATCGACGCGGCCGCACTCGACGCCATGGCCGACCACGCCTGGCTGATCAACGTCGCCCGCGGCCGTCACGTGGTCACCGACGACCTGGTCGCCGCGCTGCGCGAGGGGCGCATCGGCGGTGCGGCGCTCGACGTGACCGATCCCGAACCCTTGCCCGAAGGGCACCCGCTGTGGTCGCTCGAGAACGCGATCGTCACCCCGCACGTCGGCAACACCCCGGAGATGGGGCGCAAGCTGTTGGCCAACCGGATCCGCGAGAACGTGCAGCGCTTCGGTGACGGCGAGGACCTGCTCGGGCCAGTCCACGTCGAGCTGGGGTACTGACGTGCGGTTGGGGGTCGCGATCTTCCTGACCGACCGCACGCCGACGCCGGTCGATCTCGCGCGCGCGGTCGAGGAGCGGGGGCTGGACCACCTGTTCGTCCCCGAGCACACGCACATGCCGCTGGCCCACGACCCGCACCCGTCGGGCGAGCCGCTCCCCGACCCCTACCGGCGCACGCTCGACCCGTTCGTGGCGCTGGCCGCCGCCGCGGCCGTCACGGAGCGCATCGAGCTGGGCACGGGCATCTGCCTGGTGGCGCAACGGGACCCGATCGTGACGGCGAAGGAGGTCGCCAGCCTCGACCTGGTGTCCGGCGGCCGCTTCGTGCTCGGCGTCGGCTACGGCTGGAACCGGCCCGAGCTCGAGGCACACGGGGTCGCGTGGGCCGACCGCCGCGACGTCGTGCGTGACCGGCTGCGGGTGCTGCGGGCCCTGTGGACCGAGGACGTCGCATCGGTCGACGCACCGCACGCGCAGCTCGCACCGTCGCAGGCCTGGCCCAAACCGTCGCGTGCGCCGCACCCGCCGGTGCTGCTGGGTGCCGGACTCGGCCCGCGCACGCTCGCGGACCTGGTGGACGTCGCCGACGGCTGGATGCCGATGGGCGCCTCGGCGACCCGCGAGGGCCTGCCGCGACTGCGCGACGGCTGGGAGCGGGCCGGCCGCGACGGGTCCCCGACGGTGCACGTCTACGGTACGCGGCCCGACCTCGACGGCCTGCGCGAGCTCGCCGGGCTCGGTGTGGACGCGGTCAGCCTGTGGCTCCCCTCGGCCGGTGCCGACGAGGTCGTGCCCGCGCTGGACCGCATCGCCGAGCTGCGCGCGCGGCTGCGCTGACCCGAAAAGCGAGAACGATCAAGGAGGCGACGTGGACCCGTCCCGTGCCGTGGAGGCCGAGGTGCTGCGGGCGCTCGAGACGACCGGTACGCCGTTCGATGCCATCGAGATCGACCCGGACCTCGCCGACACGGCCGAGTTCTGCGCCCACTACGGCTACGACCCGGCAGCCTCCGGCAACTGCATCCTGGTCGCCTCGCGGGACGAGCCACCGGTGCTCGCCGCCTGTCTCGTCCTCGCGACGACGCGGTTGGACGTCAACAAGCGGGTCCGCAAGCTGCTCGGGGTCCGCAAGCTGTCGTTCGCGCCGGCCGAGCTCACGCGGGAGGTCACCGGCATGGAGATCGGCGGGGTGACGCCATTCGCGCTCCCCGCCGACGTGCCGCTGTACCTCGATGCCCGGATCCGTGACCTCGACCGCGTGATCGTCGGCGGCGGCAGCCGCGCGCTGAAACTGCTCGTCACCCCGGACGCACTGGCCGCCGTGGGGGGCGAGTTCGTCGACGAGCTGGCCGTCGAGGTCTGAACGCCACGGAGGGGCCGATCATGGACCGGTTCACGGAGCAGCGCCGTGCCGACGCACCGATCGAGGACTGCTGGGACGTGCTCGTCTCGCCCGACGACGCACCGCGCTGGGCGCCGTTCGTGTCCCGCGCCAGCGCCTCCGGCGACCCGGGTGTCAGCCGGCGGCTGACCGTGACCGGCTCCCTGCTCGGCATGACCATGGACGTCGAGCAGACCGTCGACGTCTGGGACGCTCCCACCGCCTACGGGTGGCGCATGGCGTCGCCGTTCCCGGTCCGCCTGCGGGTCGAGCTGGTCGAGGTCGACCCCGCCACCACCGACGTCGAGGCGACCCTGGAGGTGGCGCTCGACCGGCTCCCGGTCGGCCGCCGGATCGCCGGCGCCACCATCCGCCGGCAGATCGCGCGCTCGGCCGACAACCTGGTGGCGCTGGTGGAGGGCCGCACCCCCTGACCCGAGCGCGGCCACGGCGCCGAGCGCCCTGGTTCAGGCGGGCTGGCCGACGCGCTCCGCGGCCCAGCGCGTGACGTGGGCGGTGACGCGCGGATCGAGGGGTTGCGAGCGGACCTGCCGCTTGTACCCGAGTGAGGGCGCGCCCGCGGTGTGGCGCAGGATGTGGTTGAGGTCGGGCAACTCGAGCACCTCGATCGGTGCCGCCACGAGCGCCGCCATGCGCGGCAGGTCGGCCGGGTTCGCCTGCAGGTCCTTGCTGCCGGTCAGCGCCAGCACGGGCGCGGTGATCCGGGCGAGGTCGGACGCCGCGTCGTGGTCGAGGAAGCCACGCATCCAGGCCGCGTTGATCCGTGCGCCCTGGACGCGCTGCACGGCGGCGTCCGAGGCCCGCAGCTTCGCGAACAGCTTCTCCTGGGCGTTGGCCGGGTCCTGGCGCAGCAGTCGCAGCAACCCGCGCACCGGCGCCGGCAACGTGGGCAGGATCTGCCGCCCCTGCCAGCGCAGCACCTCGGCGCCGGTGGT
Coding sequences:
- a CDS encoding D-isomer specific 2-hydroxyacid dehydrogenase family protein, which translates into the protein MARPRIAVLPESSPQLLRDAVEEGGGHLVEVDRADAVMWTDSSDPGALRAALDAHPAIRWVQLPWAGIEPFVDVLDDDRTWTCGKGVYAEPVAEHVLALALAGMRGIGRYARASRWSGPYGVNLLGGRVTILGGGAITTSLVRLLRPFGAHLTVVRRHAEPIDGVAEVLTLDRLHEALEGRDLVVLALALTPETEQVIDAAALDAMADHAWLINVARGRHVVTDDLVAALREGRIGGAALDVTDPEPLPEGHPLWSLENAIVTPHVGNTPEMGRKLLANRIRENVQRFGDGEDLLGPVHVELGY
- a CDS encoding TIGR03619 family F420-dependent LLM class oxidoreductase, producing the protein MRLGVAIFLTDRTPTPVDLARAVEERGLDHLFVPEHTHMPLAHDPHPSGEPLPDPYRRTLDPFVALAAAAAVTERIELGTGICLVAQRDPIVTAKEVASLDLVSGGRFVLGVGYGWNRPELEAHGVAWADRRDVVRDRLRVLRALWTEDVASVDAPHAQLAPSQAWPKPSRAPHPPVLLGAGLGPRTLADLVDVADGWMPMGASATREGLPRLRDGWERAGRDGSPTVHVYGTRPDLDGLRELAGLGVDAVSLWLPSAGADEVVPALDRIAELRARLR
- a CDS encoding YbaK/EbsC family protein — protein: MDPSRAVEAEVLRALETTGTPFDAIEIDPDLADTAEFCAHYGYDPAASGNCILVASRDEPPVLAACLVLATTRLDVNKRVRKLLGVRKLSFAPAELTREVTGMEIGGVTPFALPADVPLYLDARIRDLDRVIVGGGSRALKLLVTPDALAAVGGEFVDELAVEV
- a CDS encoding SRPBCC family protein, which codes for MDRFTEQRRADAPIEDCWDVLVSPDDAPRWAPFVSRASASGDPGVSRRLTVTGSLLGMTMDVEQTVDVWDAPTAYGWRMASPFPVRLRVELVEVDPATTDVEATLEVALDRLPVGRRIAGATIRRQIARSADNLVALVEGRTP
- a CDS encoding alpha/beta hydrolase family protein translates to MRSRELTFVVDGLTLHATLTLPDRDDRSPAALLIPGSGQVDRDSDHRKLPLGVTRELATALAEAGIASLRFDKRGVGASEGDFLTASFDDSRADARAALAALRDQPDVDRERVLLVGHSEGAVHAASLAAEDGGLVGVVLLAGTATTGAEVLRWQGRQILPTLPAPVRGLLRLLRQDPANAQEKLFAKLRASDAAVQRVQGARINAAWMRGFLDHDAASDLARITAPVLALTGSKDLQANPADLPRMAALVAAPIEVLELPDLNHILRHTAGAPSLGYKRQVRSQPLDPRVTAHVTRWAAERVGQPA